The following are encoded in a window of Castanea sativa cultivar Marrone di Chiusa Pesio chromosome 5, ASM4071231v1 genomic DNA:
- the LOC142636627 gene encoding uncharacterized protein LOC142636627: MEKEAQSGAQEEVVSVELSAPPAWKKLFFPKKEGTQKKNEIVFIAPTGEEFHSKKQLEQYLKSHPGNPAISEFNWGTGETPRRSARISEKAKATPPSESEPPNKRGRSSGSKDNKEVEAATGKNEGPREIKMQYAEEAGENDVPNETVVENESEDEKSEIDEEESMNVHAFSKVSEAAKTQAEEKVKQQDVAAAAADEMPSEEANGTSDKKQDGPDTVTVEANGGAKQDNPNGITEVVMKEKVGEVIGNGKVNQVSC, translated from the exons ATGGAGAAGGAAGCACAAAGTGGAGCCCAAGAGGAGGTTGTTTCAGTGGAACTTTCGGCTCCTCCAGCTTGGAAGAAACTG TTCTTTCCTAAGAAAGAAGGTACAcagaagaagaatgaaattgTTTTCATTGCTCCTACTGGGGAGGAATTCCATAGCAAGAAACAACTGGAGCAATACCTAAAATCACACCCTGGTAATCCTGCAATATCAGAGTTTAATTGGGGTACTGGTGAGACCCCTAGGAGATCTGCGAGGATCAGTGAGAAGGCCAAGGCAACTCCGCCATCAGAGAGTGAACCCCCAAATAAACGTGGCCGATCTTCAGGTTCAAAGGACAACAAAGAAGTGGAAGCTGCTACTGGAAAAAATGAAGGCCCAAGGGAAATTAAAATGCAATATGCAGAGGAAGCTGGGGAGAACGATGTTCCCAATGAAACTGTAGTGGAGAATGAAAGTGAAGATGAGAAAAGTGAGATTGATGAGGAGGAAAGCATGAATGTTCATGCTTTTTCTAAAGTTTCTGAAGCTGCTAAAACCCAAGCTGAGGAGAAAGTCAAACAGCAAGATGTTGCAGCTGCAGCAGCAGATGAAATGCCGTCTGAAGAAGCTAATGGTACAAGTGACAAGAAACAAGATGGGCCAGATACTGTGACTGTGGAAGCAAATGGGGGAGCAAAGCAAGACAATCCCAACGGAATCACGGAGGTAGTAATGAAAGAGAAAGTTGGGGAGGTGATTGGAAATGGAAAGGTTAATCAAGTGAGCTGCTGA